A single region of the Brassica rapa cultivar Chiifu-401-42 chromosome A03, CAAS_Brap_v3.01, whole genome shotgun sequence genome encodes:
- the LOC103855528 gene encoding polyadenylate-binding protein 4-like, with amino-acid sequence MSNQYRHGFSRRPSQFTSLYVANLDPQVSDEALVQMFSGFGKIIRSVRAKDFRGQSRGFAFIEFESSVSAEAAEQMNGRLIGQRILCVERTPKVDEGDYSTR; translated from the exons ATGAGCAACCAGTATCGTCACGGTTTTTCTCGTCGTCCAAGCCAGTTCACGAGTTTGTATGTAGCAAATCTCGATCCACAAGTCTCTGATGAGGCATTGGTTCAGATGTTCTCGGGTTTCGGAAAGATTATAAGATCGGTTCGAGCAAAGGATTTCAGAGGACAGTCGAGAGGATTTGCTTTCATTGAGTTTGAAAGCAGTGTAAGCGCTGAAGCCGCTGAACAAATGAACGGAAGGTTAATAG GTCAGAGGATTCTATGCGTCGAGAGGACGCCGAAGGTCGACGAAGGTGATTACAGTACTAGATGA
- the LOC103855529 gene encoding S-protein homolog 9-like, whose product MNNLYRSLFIIALGVGLSNALAIKMKNSVHFINSLAGNNVLKIHCRSDEDDLGEHLLKPGEVYDFSFYDSIFGTRINCDLAQGIEFRFHAKFMAYKSGGLILHYGKKNFWFCRDDGIYFTHGKQTPKLEYKWVYKVIDMAPSPY is encoded by the coding sequence ATGAATAACCTCTATCGTTCTCTTTTTATCATCGCATTGGGCGTAGGATTGAGTAACGCCCTGGCCATCAAAATGAAAAATTCAGTACATTTTATAAACTCTCTTGCTGGAAACAACGTCCTTAAAATTCATTGTAGATCAGACGAAGACGATCTAGGCGAGCACCTTTTGAAGCCTGGAGAAGTCTAcgattttagtttttatgatAGTATCTTCGGAACCAGGATCAATTGTGATTTAGCGCAGGGAATTGAATTCAGATTTCATGCGAAGTTCATGGCATACAAAAGTGGTGGTCTCATACTTCATTATGGTAAGAAGAATTTTTGGTTTTGCAGAGATGATGGGATTTACTTTACCCATGGTAAGCAAACGCCAAAGTTAGAATATAAGTGGGTCTACAAAGTCATTGACATGGCACCGTCACCTTACTGA
- the LOC103855530 gene encoding S-protein homolog 9 has protein sequence MNNLYCSLFIIALCIGLSNALVKEKNSVHFMNSLGGNNVLKIHCISDEDDLGEHLLKPGEIYEFSFYDSIMGTLINCDLWQGIEFRFHANFRAYEGGGLIGHYGKQNFWFSRDDGIYFTHGKDEPKLEYKWVYSVLDMAPSHY, from the coding sequence ATGAATAACCTCTACTGTTCTCTGTTTATCATTGCATTGTGCATAGGATTGAGTAATGCCCTGGTCAAAGAGAAAAATTCGGTACATTTTATGAACTCTCTTGGTGGAAACAACGTTCTTAAAATTCATTGTATATCAGACGAAGACGATCTAGGCGAGCACCTTTTGAAGCCTGGAGAAATCTACGAGTTTAGTTTTTATGACAGTATCATGGGAACCTTGATCAATTGTGATTTATGGCAGGGAATTGAATTCAGATTTCATGCAAATTTCAGGGCATATGAAGGTGGTGGTCTCATAGGTCATTACGGCAAACAGAATTTTTGGTTTTCTAGAGATGATGGGATTTACTTTACCCATGGTAAGGACGAGCCAAAGTTAGAGTATAAGTGGGTCTACAGTGTCCTTGACATGGCACCGTCTCATTACTGA